One segment of Candidatus Wallbacteria bacterium DNA contains the following:
- a CDS encoding helix-hairpin-helix domain-containing protein, which translates to MNLIVLLLCFLAPGILTAGGTAPKITEESPVTIIESESLPAISNSRETQIVPSSSNVEVSSPLANDHAIVTTSSSGSMNTLPFSTFVTAATSSSREVHGGILKININTAQLETLLRAPGLDMSSAMAIIDYRTSNGNIQSLDDLMNISRLNRVNFSRFRRFITVSDLDFKIKLKVESLVEDEMVFLGVNPEEAGKLFRHFRRIKRPLNTAEIGRKYPEVLEILNPYLLP; encoded by the coding sequence GTGAATCTGATTGTTTTGCTCCTCTGTTTTCTTGCCCCCGGCATTCTTACCGCTGGAGGTACAGCTCCTAAAATCACTGAGGAATCCCCGGTCACTATCATCGAATCAGAGTCTCTGCCGGCAATCTCAAATTCCAGAGAAACCCAGATTGTTCCTTCAAGCTCCAATGTAGAAGTTTCCTCACCTTTAGCGAACGACCATGCCATAGTAACCACATCTTCCTCAGGCAGCATGAATACCCTGCCGTTTTCCACCTTCGTGACTGCCGCCACTTCCTCCTCTCGCGAAGTGCATGGCGGGATCTTAAAAATCAACATCAACACCGCGCAACTTGAAACTCTCCTCAGAGCGCCCGGGCTGGACATGAGCTCAGCCATGGCGATCATCGATTACCGCACGAGCAATGGAAACATCCAAAGCCTGGACGATCTGATGAATATTTCGCGGCTGAACAGAGTTAATTTTTCCAGATTCCGCAGATTCATCACAGTCAGCGATCTGGACTTTAAAATCAAGCTCAAGGTAGAGTCACTGGTTGAGGACGAGATGGTTTTTCTGGGGGTCAATCCCGAGGAAGCGGGAAAACTGTTCAGGCATTTCAGGAGGATCAAGCGCCCCCTCAATACGGCTGAAATCGGCCGGAAGTACCCTGAAGTTCTGGAGATACTGAATCCATACCTTCTCCCCTGA
- a CDS encoding class I SAM-dependent methyltransferase: MANESKLNVGHQEFWDKHFEHIGPETIKKLIPEYCSQAMKKLSSYGCKRVLELGSGGGRFSIMLAKNGFSMKAIDFSKNAIKVLNDLATLEGVKVDTEVSSAQNFDPDSEPFDAIICWFILDHMPLHETARIVNNFKKNLSPGKGVLLVSFDGPSDDICSDRFEVLPDGTRCYIKGDFKGLLWRYTSDQEIYKLFQDFEQLEFEKAECGSRIVWLKAR, translated from the coding sequence AATGAAAGTAAGCTGAATGTAGGACATCAGGAATTCTGGGACAAACATTTCGAGCATATCGGACCTGAAACAATTAAAAAATTGATTCCTGAATATTGTTCCCAGGCCATGAAAAAGCTTTCCTCTTATGGCTGCAAGAGAGTGTTGGAACTTGGCTCCGGCGGCGGCCGTTTCAGCATCATGCTCGCCAAAAACGGATTCAGCATGAAAGCCATCGATTTTTCCAAGAATGCGATCAAAGTCCTGAACGATCTCGCCACCCTTGAAGGAGTAAAAGTGGATACCGAGGTCAGCTCTGCCCAGAATTTCGACCCGGATTCCGAGCCCTTTGATGCCATCATCTGCTGGTTTATCCTCGATCACATGCCTCTGCATGAAACAGCCAGGATCGTGAACAACTTCAAGAAAAACCTGTCGCCCGGAAAAGGTGTGCTGCTGGTCTCATTTGACGGACCCAGCGACGACATCTGCAGCGATCGGTTTGAAGTACTGCCTGACGGTACCAGGTGCTATATCAAAGGTGATTTCAAAGGCTTGCTCTGGAGATATACCTCAGACCAGGAGATTTATAAACTTTTCCAGGATTTCGAACAACTTGAATTTGAGAAAGCTGAATGCGGCAGCCGCATCGTCTGGTTGAAAGCCCGCTGA